cAAGGGAAAAGACATTCTCTTGGCTCATTAGCAAAGCTGGGGATTAAAATCAGTTTGATCACAGTGTAATTGAAATACATGAAACTGTTCTTTTAATTCTTAAACTAATTAGCTAAAACACAAGGAAGCAACACAACGTGGGGCTGATTttggaaataaaacacagtaacacaaaatcatatcaacaagaacaaaaaagcAGTATAAGAAAAATGACCctgaaatagaaaatgaaaattaagGCCTCAAGGAACAAAGCATATAAACTTTGCCTTCCTGTCTCAACAATGCATCAGCTTTTTATTCTACCCCTTTGCTTTCATTGCAGTCAATGAAACTCTtagacagaaagacacatgcacacacaccctgagAGAGGTTAGTGTCATCCTGATGCAGGTAAAAACTATTCCCAGTGCAAACGTGACAACAAAAGGTTTTTTCAAATACAAGTTCCTACTTTGCGTCTAGTGTAGTGAAAACAGCACTGTGCTGCTCCACCaaggcatcagcagcagcctgtcggTGCTACATTACACAACCACCCATATTTAAACCCCATTCTAGTTCTGGGCCATCAGCTGAGATTTTGATCACGTCCTTTAAACATATCCCAGTATAATCCAGGATCCCATTATGTAccatttaaaatgcaaaacctGCGAAGACAAAATGATTCTGAATGACTGTGCCTGAGAGCTGCTAAAGGGTGGCAAGTACCCTGAGGAAAGAGATAATAAGGACACAAAACGACTGTCCAACACCAAACACAAGAGCCTCCAGAGAGATCATCCTCTTCCCTGCCGCCTTATACACACCGGCTATGGCTGCACCTTGAAAAGAGGCAAAACATGAAAAGTTTTAAAATTTGTctaatatgtatttattttatatttattgttgtgAGAGAGCAAAATCTTTATGGTCCATACGACAGAAGAAAATTAAATGATTATATTTTACTAAatagaaaaatatttaataatttgggGAAATAATTCTTAAACAAACACTTTCCagcaaataaagtaaaataaaatgaacataaCTACAAATACTAAACACTTACTTAACTATtcacaataaataacaaatattgtATTTGTTACAAATGTGTTCTTCATGACCTCTTTGCACTACAGTTTAGCATTTTACAAacgtgtacagtaactgcacttCAAGATTGACTGTTCATGTACCTTCACCTAcaccacaaatatgaattttgTTATCATTATGTAAATTCAATATATTATGCAATtttcaggtttattatatgatacTTCGATAATAAAATGTATTGGGTCTGTCTTGTGTCTACCAATGTTCTTCTATCTATTTCTTTCTTCAGTAATAGACTTACTGGTGAGGACTCCTCCACAGACTGGCCCCACAATGCTCATGAGAAGGATGGCTACTGGCATAAACCGGGCCATCTTGTGCTGGCGAAGGGTGGCAAGTGAAAGCAGAGCAGCGGGCAGGTGGAAGACCAGAGAAGAGACTGCTGCCCACAAGAACACTCCATACCACATTTCTGTGAAAAAGAAACAAGCATGCAGTTACAcatcaaatatactgtacagctgtaTAGCTTTACAATCAAGTTACAAATGAAAGTTGAACAAATTACTGACCTACAATGTAATGTGCCCTGTTCTTCACACCTTAATGCAAGTGAACGTGACTGACTATAGCAATTCTAGCACCATAAACCTTGACAGAACAAAAtaaatttgtttaaatttaaacaTTTGATAGTGGAGGACAAAAGGAGACACAGAGCTTTAACATTACCTCCTCCTGCATTAATAAAACCCAAAGAAAATACTCATTCACAAAAGCTTTTTTATGTATTACACCTTTTTACACCAATTATACCAAGAGTGAACCCTGATCGGAATCCCATCCATCCCAATTCTGAACCACTTTTCTACCTAAGGGTGACAGAAGTGCTGGCGTTGGAAAAGATACAacctgaacaggtcaccagtccatcacaaggccataaatgtgaaaaaaacaacccttctCACTCAAACTCACAGGGCAATTTAGCCCATCCAGTTAACGTGACAGTGGGATTTTGCTGGAAGATCAATACATACACATCATAACGTTATTAACTGTAAAGGTTGGGGTGACAGGTCAGCATAACaaagtaaatacagtatgtgtgttcatGTAATGTGCATCAATGCATAATAGGTAATCAGGCTTCTAAAGTCTAGTGAGAGCATGGAGTTTAGTGGAGGTTCAAGGTCTCTACTTGTGTCTTTTCctgtatatttttttaagaGGTATTTGGTGGGATGAGACGGAATAAGAAACCGTCAGAGAACTGAATAACTGTGGGCTGTAAGTGCTCTGTGGCAGATCAGAGTCCTGTGAAAATGCAGGATTAATCGCGACGCAAAAGATACATGGTGGGATGACAAGGGAAGAAGCACAAGGAAAACAAGGATGTTAAAGAAAGGAGATGTCCTTTCCTGTTCATCACTTTCCAATGAGGACAGTTACTGTGGTCACTTGTGTGCATACAGTATGCAGTATTAATTGCtaaaaaaacatattgtagTAGGATGTATTTACTTTGTCTATACTGTGTTTTCTTATCAACATTAATATTTTACTAACAGTGAAAATCATAGTCAGCATTTCTACTGATCTTCGTGTCACTAACTTAAactaaagcatttccataagaaaatgcacagtgaatgcttccttGCTGAATGTATTCTGGAAAAATTGTTGAATGTCACTGAAACATGTAAAACATAACTGAAAATAGctaaagcatgtaaagcatagattaATGTATCCGAGGAGAATTAGGAGCTGTTTAAACAAAGTTGAATTTTTGCAGTAGAAGCTTAAGTAgatgaatttcaaattgaggaaacttgaaaaagatttgctgaaattgaagaactgctgaaaatgaaggaagtttgtaaaggtttgcttaatttgatggAATTTAGTTTAATGTATTAAGcagctaaatattataattCAAAAGTTTTAAGTTCAAGAACTCAAAgaatagctcaaagttgtgGAAATTTCTGATATATTTAATGAAAGTATCTGCCCATAATTGCTAAAGAGAAAGAATATGGCGGAAGCATGTGAAGGCAATTtaagctaaagatctggattggtgcttttattttgaaactattATAAGTGTGTGGGCTTAATacataaactataaaatagtcttattatcAAGTCACAATTACACATTAAATGGCACAAATAATGTTAATAAAGCTAAAGATATgaattgctgcttttatttttgacagGATTTGCAGTAGGTGTGCATGCTTAATTACTAAATTAtgaaatagtctcattaactagtcacaattacacatttaaaGGCACAAATAATGTTATTAGGCTAAAGAcatagattggtgcttttattttgaaatgacttgtatgtgctaacaaacaaaaagctgaaggttgcaataGTTTAAAAGTCGACCTGATGCAAAGGTGAATATGCCAATACAACATTATCCATCAATCATAGGTTAACAGGGCTAAGAGATGACAAAGCTGAAAAGATTTCTCCAGATGGGGAATCAACATACATACTTATGTTATTAAACAAAGGGTTGAAAGTTGTCAAAGCTCAAAGGGTGTAAACCTAATGCAAAAGTAAATACTCAAATAGAACACCATGCGTCAATCACTGAAAGTGTCACTCTTTCACATACCTTTTTCAGTTAGGGTGCCAACAATGACTCactatgtaatgtaatgttgaaCTTATTCCCCAAAGAatgctgaaacattaaaacaaatagctcAAAGTGGTTGTGAAATTAAGACTTTTTAGCCAATAGCATTAACATCTTATAATAgaagataaataaaaagctgaaaattttaaCAGTATAATCCaggctaataaataaaaataaaaaaataaaaccagaaatattgctaataaattgtttgttgattttaatgtttgctttcatgCTGAAATGATCTGAAGTGTGTGTTGGTAATTAAACTGTAAATTAGGCTCATTACTATTATCAAAAGTAAAATTAGTGGTATTTAAGATAAAGATCTGGattgattggtgcttttatttgaaaatgatttagaggaagtgtgtgaatTGTGTGCtaattactaaaaaaaaaaatcagtgtaatgaactcatcagtaatatgcCTAGAGCTGTtgaggcttgttacagcaaaaccataagggttatcacaaaaataactttactTTATGACTCCCCGTGCTTCAAtaagcaactggtgtgagttttgcTTTCTGGTTCAAAAAATCGTGTCCTcgctctagctgtgacatcacgcactctagctcacgcaatacacactaatggaaaagctaaaaattcctcaaaaaccaccctacacttaaactgctataactcaaagtattacagtaaatatattaaaaagctAAACAAGAGATTAGTAGTTGAATAGGTCAAGACTTTCAGTTCATTTTGTAgattttgtagttcaaatggtctctgtagcttaaagtatgctgaagtagttaaggCTGAAAGAAGACAGAATGAAAGGATTTAATTTAAGGATAAGGATAAATTTAaggatttgaaaatggttttccatctATTTCAATGGGTGAATTTTTGctgaaaaagcttaataacttgaaaaatatgaaagatatgaataaGAGAACGAATAGCACACtacttaaaaagctgaatattttgattgtttaattgtttctgtagctgaaagtatgggGGACTAGTTAGTTACCGAAAAATGTACGGAAGAACAAAACGTGCAGAagaacaatacagtgaatgctggaaacATTGTGATTATGACACGTACACTTGGTGCGTACAATGATTAGTTATTGTAATATATTTGTCGATAAGCTCTGTTGCAGTCTTGtgcacagacatttttaagggCAGTGGCCCAAAACAAAAGAAGGGTAGGTTAGACTATatccaaataaaagacaaaggacttttcataatatataataatcataaaaacattGAAACACAGAAAttagggtgaggagggggattGAACCGCAGACCAGCTGCTCCAAAGTCCAACACTACTTGTTGAGCTACAGTACCAGGACCTATGTTAaactctgaaaaaaaaaaaaaaaaaaatatatatatatatatatatatatatatatatatatatatatacacacacacacacacactctattctcaccctccgcgggtggtctcatccactttccaagctcgggtcctctaccagaggccagggagcttgagggttctgcgcagtatctttgctgttcctaggactgcacttttctggactgagatttcggatgtttttccagggatctgtcgtagccactcctccagtttgggggtcacagcccctagtgctccgatcaccacaggcaccactgtggccttcaccttccaagccttctccagttcttctctgagcccttggtatttctctagtttctcatgttcctttttcctgatgttgccatcgcttggtattgccacatccaccactacggctttcctctgctctttatccaccaccacaatgtctggttggtttgccattaccattctgtcagtctggatctggaagtcccacaggatcttggctcgctcgttctctaccaccttgggaggtgtttcccactttgaccttggggtttccagtccatactccgcgcagatgttcctgtatactatgccagccacttggttatggcgttccatgtatgctttgcctgccagcatcttacaccctgcagttatgtgctggaccgtctctggggcctctttgcacagtctacaccttgagtcttgtctggtgtggtagatctgggcctctatggctctggtgctcagggcctgctcctgtgcagccaggatgagtgcctctgtgctgtccttcagcccagccctttcaagccattggtaggatttgttgagatcagccacttcagttatgttccggtggtacatcccgtgcaagggcttgtcctcccatgatggtccctcttccagcatctcatcctctgttctccactgcctgagacattcactcagcacgtcatctgtcggggccttatccttgatgtacttatggatcttggatgtttcatcctggatagtggctctcacgctcactagtcctcggcctccttccttgcggctagcgtacagtctcagggtgctggatttggggtggaaccctccatgcatggtgaggagctttcgtgtcttaacatctgtggtctgtatctcttcctttggccaccttattattcctgcagggtatctgatcactggcagagcgtagctgtttattgcccgggatttgttcttgccattgagctggcttcttaggacttgccttactcgttggaggtatttggctgttgccgcattccttgttgcctgttcaaggttgccgtttgcctgtggtattccaaggtacttgtaattgtcctgaatgtctgctattgttccttctgggagtgagaccccttctgtgtggattaccttgcctctctttgtcaccatcctcccacatttctctagtccgaatgacatcccgatgtctgagctgtagatcctggtggtgtggatcagcgagtcgatgtctcgctcactcttggcgtacagcttgatgtcatccatgtagaggaggtgacttatggtggccccgttccggagtcggtatccatagccagtcttgtttattatttggctgagggggttcagacctatgcagaacagcagtggggacagtgcatctccttggtatatgccacatttgatggatacttgggcaagtggcttccaattggcttcaagggtggttctccacaacctcatcgagtttgcaatgaaggcccttagagttctgttgatgttgtacagctccaagcattcagtgatccatgtgtgtggcattgagtcataggctttcttgtagtcgatccaggctgtgcacaggttggtgtgtcacattctgcagtcttgggcgactgttctgtctaccaggagttggtgtttggctcctctggtatccttaccaatgcccttctgtgcttcgctcatgtattgactcatgtgcccacttatcttagctgcgatgatgcctgacatgagcttccatgttgtggagagacaggttattggccggtagttggatgggactgtgccctttgagggatccttcattatcaggatcgttcgcccttcggttagccattcagggtgagtcccatcccttagcagctggttcatttgtgctgccaggcgctcatggattgcagtgagcttctttagccagtaggcgtggatcatgtcagggccatgtgctgtccagtttttcatacctgagactctttgttggatgtctgccactgtgatagtcactggattctgttcagggaggttgctgtggtcttccctcagatccaccagccactgtgcatcactgttgtgtgatgcctccctttcccatatacccttccagtactgttcagtttccagccttggtgggtctgctctgttgttattaccctgccattgagagtacactttcgcaggttgtgttgcgaacagccggtttattcgtctggcttcgttatctcaaTATCAGGATGCCGAACAATAGAAAAATAGGGGAGCAACGTTTACATTAACTAAAGAGGAAGCTTCAGAAGGCTGAAGTTAAAGGCTGAATACCACCTCTTTATGGACCAGCTTATTAAAAAAGTCTATGCTGAAGTCGCGCCaaacaaagagctgcagtgTCACGACAGCAAAGTATGGTAGTTGCCACATAACCGAGTTTGTCATCCCACAAAGAGAGAGATAGAGCAACAGCCAGTGGAACATCAGATGAAGGTGCATTTGTTCGTAGCAACTTCATCCCCAAGCTGTGCTACTATGCTCTAAGGAAATTGCTGAACAATATGGGCATCCTTACAGTGATAGCACACTGGATAAACTACATCATGTGGATGACTGTTTAGTTTCTGAGGCAGTGTTCCTTTATCATAGTCTTGTCTCCTTATGTGCAAGAGGAGGATTTTACTCTTTTACTCACCAAGTGGATGAGCAACATACAGAGGCTTCCGCAGACCCAAATGATTTGGAGGCATAACACCAAATCACCTGTTGTTGCGAGCGGCATCATCGTTGCCTCTTGGCTCCCTCTTTGTTTGCTTCAAAAAGCTGAAGAACAATTAATTTTGTATATGTTTAAGTTGTAGTTTTCGTTATTTACACAGTTTtggtaattattattattataattaaggGGCTGGTGTGTAATGGTCATGTGACAGGTTAGGtattatgttgttttgtttgtgtttgataagTGGTTTAAATACATGATTGTTTCTGTTTGATTATTAGATGCACCTGCTTGCCTGTGCGCAATGGTATGGTGTTATTGTCGACCGCTTGCACTAATTCCTATGTTTGACTTCAAGTGTTACATCTACCTTTTTCATTAAATATCTAAAGTACCAACCTGAAGAGGTCTTCATGAGTCTGCTTGGGAGTTAGCGTGGCGTGGGTACAATTAGGCTCTGATGCTCGTGAAAAAGTAGTCAGGAGACTGTACTTTACATTGAGTATATAAACATTGAAATAAGTTAACTTGTGAAATGCAAGTTGTAATCTATcaagttttatatatatatatatatatatatatatatatatatatatatatcatgcTACcactatttatatatatatatataaataacatgcaaccactattttcttgccaatagactgaaccatgtccacaaatggataaaacccatgccagcagactcctcctggataaacattgaacaaacattttgtgcaaatattaaagttgcagatctgccctttatcagcaccaaaatcaaacatcatagttgttaccagaacattagcataaaagcagctctgcaagcctggtgggattttcttaaaattaatgggtcttcgcttactctttgccaaaacacacctctctggaacaatccagacatcatacaaaacaaaaaggcaatcaCTTtacaacttggcatatcaaagggataacacagctgaaacatgttttcacaagagacatgtttacctcttttgaagaactagtgtctcactatgaaatcactagtgccaatttcttagaataccaacaactaaagtcaattcttaatgcaaaaagtaagaatactacCATCCatatgcaaccaccaccagtaatagagcgatttattgatatatcagggaaaaggacagtatccaaaatctatatcttaatttccaatgtagaccagacagtgagccttccgatctctaaatgggaagctgatctcaatatcaccactaattacacgttctggaataatatatgctctaatttattcagaatgacaaaaaatacaaatttacaactaatacaatacaaaattcttcatagaactcactatacaggacaaaggatgttccaaatgcgtctcacaaactcaaatatttgccctcaatgtacagataacacagcagatgttgcagggggggttggcggactactcaggctacaaccttcattgggccctgggcggaggctggccctcaatgcacaaccgcagagtatgtgtgtgggtttgagtgtagcactacacggggcgagcatgggcatacttgagcgagagaatgggtaagtgtgaaagaagggtgaggatggctctgtctgtgctgcgtgtggcgcctgggcagtagtactgcggtccctgggtctcggctgtcccttcctggctgggggttgtggggggtggtgggataggtagcagagccagtcgggaacctggctctggggaccctggtgctctgcttcccaactacatttctccgcattcatccacttaggtctgcaaggggcgtcctgctgatggagggaccggggctactgggaagtggttccgtcccttccaagtgggatgctctgcagttttaattgcattggtcatacacacttgtccaggaatctgggagctccttccgggggggccagtagacggagccttcccattgatggctctgtctgctggacccctcggagaattggctatctgccaaagttcctcatacttagccacatgcacatacatttagggccgggggtgggctccttcactggggcctggggctgaggccagttgtggcctcagccacaactggcctaaagcgttgagacgatgaaagcgactgaaaaacggggcgaaataataataataagaagaggaaaaataaagagcgaagatatcaatagtgtgagagctgttcagctctcccactaataataagaagaggaaaaataaagagcgaagatatcaatagtgtgagagctgttcagctctcccactaataataaagaccgaagatatcaatagtgtgagagctgttcagctctcccactaaatattatccgctacacgttttctagtggacgtagtgacgccacgtcttttaaattttgtttaaacgacggaaataatcatcgtaattctctttacagcgatcgtgactgtttaactctatgacatgacgctaggactcagatctacgacccaatattgctgcaacatgtttgttcttcacattttgtgtctgattaaaactgctcgagtgaccaccgagttgtttcagtacttttaacttcctgtatgggaccagttaaaccagtaagatgctttcatgttgccaaaacgtgattattagagccaaagcttttggtcagaagcttaattatgtcttattttaaatacaatgagctctgctttgttatatttacagatgtaatacaccaagaccagtagaaccttctactggtcttggttcTACTGATGTGCCCAATGCACATCAGTAGAACCTGACAAGAaacttcttgtcaaaagatattggcatgaatcactttttggcaacgtggaaacagcttcttactggttgtactggtctcaaacaggtgtagacagcggtcaagtgagctggatgctcattaaaactgttaatataaccaagaagagtttgataaaaatgaggcagaaataagcttcttatcaaacaatattggctgtaatcactttttggcaacgtaaacacagcatcttactggtttaactggtctcagacaggtatggaaagtgataagatgtattggatgctcattaaatctatttttataatccagcagagctccatgaacttaaaataagggagaaagaagctttcagtaaacagatattggcttaaatcactttgtggcaacataaaaccagcatgctactggttctactggtcttggtgtattacatctgtaaatataacaaagcagaggtcagtgtatttaaaataagacataattaagcttctgaccaaaagctttggctctaataatcacgttttggtaacatgaaagcatcttattGGTTTAACTGctcccatacaggaagttaaaagtagtgaaacaactcggtggtcactcgtgcagttttaatcagactcaaaatgtgaagaacaaacatgttgcagcaacattgggtcgtagatctgagtcctagcgtcatgtcattgAGTTAAAAAGTCAcgatcgacgatcgctgtaaagagaactACGATGATTATtgccgtcgtttacacaaaatctaaaagacgtggcgtcactacgtccactggaaaacgtgtagcggataatatttacaagttatggccgtttgaaaccgaaataagcagctgtagtcccaCACAAaacgagctaaacgcc
The genomic region above belongs to Betta splendens chromosome 6, fBetSpl5.4, whole genome shotgun sequence and contains:
- the tmem170a gene encoding transmembrane protein 170A isoform X3, with protein sequence MWYGVFLWAAVSSLVFHLPAALLSLATLRQHKMARFMPVAILLMSIVGPVCGGVLTSAAIAGVYKAAGKRMISLEALVFGVGQSFCVLIISFLRVLATL
- the tmem170a gene encoding transmembrane protein 170A isoform X2, with protein sequence MPPNHLGLRKPLYVAHPLEMWYGVFLWAAVSSLVFHLPAALLSLATLRQHKMARFMPVAILLMSIVGPVCGGVLTSAAIAGVYKAAGKRMISLEALVFGVGQSFCVLIISFLRVLATL
- the tmem170a gene encoding transmembrane protein 170A isoform X1, with product MQDRYSEIGFVQQILGLNLVPRKNGTNRGNDTSLSDFSEMWYGVFLWAAVSSLVFHLPAALLSLATLRQHKMARFMPVAILLMSIVGPVCGGVLTSAAIAGVYKAAGKRMISLEALVFGVGQSFCVLIISFLRVLATL